The genomic DNA TCGCCAGGAATGGTGATGCGGACGCGGTCGCTCGGTCGCTTAAAGTCGAGCGCTTCCTTTCCCGGCCAACGGCCGTCACTCCAACGGGCTCCGATGATAGAGCCGACAAGGCCAGGTTCGTTGTTCGATGAAGAATTTCTGAGGAGGCGTGTATTTTCCAGTTCCTGTTCAAAACCGTAACGCACCAGCAACCGCGGATCGCTCAGGGACTCCTCAAATTCATTTCTCCAGGAAGAATATTTGAACTGCAGGCGTTCCTTCGACTGGCGATTCAATTCAACCGGCCCTAGAAAGTCGGAAGGCTCTATGGAAATGGAAGACGAGCCGGCTGTCAGGCTCACTCTGCGTCCTTCACCGGCAACCAGTTCACTGCCTTCCTCACGTGACAGACCTGGTTGAGTCTCGTAGAGATGAACACTGCCCTCGAAGACATGCACATCCGTTCCATCAACTGCATCGACATCCATTCCGAAGGCCGTTCCAAGATCCACAAGCTTTACATCCGGACTTGTAATAGTGAAACCGTGAGCGTGCTCAGGAACTTGGGCTCGTAACTTGCCTGCATGTAAAATCCCACCGTCGGCGGATACGATTTCCAGATCCGCTGGTCCTTGCAGGATAACCGAAGCGCCATTGTAGAACTCCAATTCCGCAGATCCGCTGGATAGCTTCCAATGGCCCGGCGGGATGGAATCACCAGGCTCAGGTTGCTTCCCTCCTTCCCACACGGCTTCAAGCGCACGAGTGAGCACGGCAACACCGTCGTCGTATTGCGGATTCTCCAAAGGATCCAGTTCAGGTGAGCTGAGCCACACTATTGTAGCTCCGGAAAGCAGCAAGGCGATCGTAGCCGCCACGGCGTATACCTGAGTTCGCCATTGGCCAAAGAATCCGATCGCACGTTTAGGTATTTGTTGCGCGGTCTCAGCCGCTGCACTCACACGCAGTGCCGATTCCAGGGCTCGGTATTCCAATAGTGTCTCCTGCAACTCCGGATTTTCCCGCAACGCATTTTCCAGTTCAACAAATTCCGCATCGGTTAGAATACCCGAGCAATAACCGTCTACAAGCTCCTGATGCCGCTTCTTCATACCGTTCCTTCCAAACGCGCCTCCGCGATATTGAGGCGAACGCATCGTCGGAGCCGTTTTCTGATTCGTGCCAGTGCTTTGTAGAGGCCAGTTGGAGTGCGGCCCACGTGCTGAGCAGCATGCTTAATCGAAACGCCATCAGCATAAACAATCCTGATCAATTGACGTTGGGCTGGCTCCAGCTTGGTCAAACAATCCTGCAATGCGGTCTGCCGATGGGTCTGATCAGCAGCAATTTCCTCCGCTTTATCGGCTAGTAACTCGTAGACATCTTCACTGAAAACAAGACGTTCGGTAGCATGCTTACGCCGGTATCTCAGCACCTCAAAACGCGCGATAGTAAAGGCCCAGGCAACAAAGCTTGATTCCGGACTGTCCACGTTGAATTGCTCAAATTTTCGCCAGATCACCAGGCTCGTTTCCTGCATAACGTCGTCTACGCCCTCCCAATACGGCAAGAGAGAAGCCACAAAAGCGCGGACTTTGTTTTCGTTTTTGGAAAACAAGCGAACGAAGGTTTCGTGCCGTGCGGTTAACGATGTATCAAGCATGCTAAGTAGGATACTCCAGTAATTCCATAAATTGCCCGGGTAAATTGCAAAAATAATTTCGAATCCGATAAATTCCCACCCAGACACGCTATATGGAATGGGGTTAAACTTATTAAAACCGCATGTTTTACATTAATCGTAGAATTCGCGACAAACGATCGAGGCTCGATTTGTGGTCGAGCCTCGATGGAAATAAAACTAACGTACTTGGGTTTCTAAAAGACTAGAACTTGAAACTGTTGGAAAGCAGGAAGACACGTGGTGGAGAAGTGCGCACGCGGGCAATTGAACCATCCGGTTGGGCACGGATTGGGATGACGTCATTCATATCGGCATTGAGATTTCGGACGTTAAATTGAATAGTCCAATCAACCTTGTTGTCGAAGATCTTGCGCCTATAACTGAGGAACGCATCGATATTGGTTTCAGTGTTACCT from Verrucomicrobiota bacterium includes the following:
- a CDS encoding FecR domain-containing protein is translated as MRSPQYRGGAFGRNGMKKRHQELVDGYCSGILTDAEFVELENALRENPELQETLLEYRALESALRVSAAAETAQQIPKRAIGFFGQWRTQVYAVAATIALLLSGATIVWLSSPELDPLENPQYDDGVAVLTRALEAVWEGGKQPEPGDSIPPGHWKLSSGSAELEFYNGASVILQGPADLEIVSADGGILHAGKLRAQVPEHAHGFTITSPDVKLVDLGTAFGMDVDAVDGTDVHVFEGSVHLYETQPGLSREEGSELVAGEGRRVSLTAGSSSISIEPSDFLGPVELNRQSKERLQFKYSSWRNEFEESLSDPRLLVRYGFEQELENTRLLRNSSSNNEPGLVGSIIGARWSDGRWPGKEALDFKRPSDRVRITIPG
- a CDS encoding sigma-70 family RNA polymerase sigma factor; its protein translation is MSGWEFIGFEIIFAIYPGNLWNYWSILLSMLDTSLTARHETFVRLFSKNENKVRAFVASLLPYWEGVDDVMQETSLVIWRKFEQFNVDSPESSFVAWAFTIARFEVLRYRRKHATERLVFSEDVYELLADKAEEIAADQTHRQTALQDCLTKLEPAQRQLIRIVYADGVSIKHAAQHVGRTPTGLYKALARIRKRLRRCVRLNIAEARLEGTV